One window from the genome of Perca flavescens isolate YP-PL-M2 chromosome 17, PFLA_1.0, whole genome shotgun sequence encodes:
- the LOC114572559 gene encoding polymeric immunoglobulin receptor-like, whose translation MTSLYVLHLILAGLIGIHSKIVTVRKASVEAGGSISIPCLYELGYINHVKYLCKGNTWQSCSYAVKTNQPHNSGKFSISDDTNQRTFTVTINDLTDDGGRYWCAVEKRTLDVKQRFQLSVTPGMPSLYVDHQEITAFEGRSVTVRCYCKYSKVTQWCRLGSTCVSDQTGSIDGTTVTINESVPNGFTVTMMELKTESSGWCWCNNGDFQMPVHVTVHELTTTTTTTLSPNTANKILGTLPTITQHSSLLTNAGPHTAQPTNSTINGAGGENLQNEHKSSTIVTILSTTLVLLLLVVPSAFFGWRMMIKCNKTKPEGSDITVCSQIGSDPDVHYATIVHNQHVGAQQKNNIPKESVTYSTIVIKDSVRQMTEPVDGSVIYSTLKHNKC comes from the exons ATGACTTCTTTATATGTGCTTCACCTAATACTCGCCGGACTCATAG GAATTCACAGTAAAATTGTTACAGTGAGAAAAGCATCAGTTGAGGCCGGAGGCTCCATCTCCATCCCATGTCTCTATGAGTTGGGCTATATTAACCATGTGAAATACTTGTGTAAAGGTAATACTTGGCAATCCTGCTCATATGCAGTTAAAACAAACCAGCCACATAATTCTGGAAAGTTTTCAATCTCTGATGACACAAACCAAAGAACGTTCACTGTGACTATTAATGATCTGACGGATGATGGCGGTAGATACTGGTGTGCTGTGGAGAAAAGAACATTGGATGTTAAACAACGttttcagctgtcagtcacccCAG GTATGCCAAGTCTGTACGTGGACCATCAGGAAATTACAGCATTTGAAGGAAGAAGTGTGACTGTCAGGTGCTACTGTAAATATTCAAAAGTAACACAGTGGTGCAGGCTGGGCAGCACCTGTGTGTCAGATCAGACTGGATCAATAGATGGAACAACAGTGACCATCAATGAAAGTGTCCCAAATGGTTTCACTGTgactatgatggaactaaagACAGAGAGCAGTGGCTGGTGTTGGTGCAACAATGGAGACTTTCAGATGCCAGTGCATGTAACTGTTCATGAATTAACAacaactactacaactacattGAGCCCCAATACAGCAAATAAGATACTAG GGACACTTCCAACCATTACCCAGCATTCCTCCCTGCTTACAAATGCAGGGCCACATACAGCTCAGCCCACAAACTCCACCATAAACGGGGCAGGTGGAGAGAACCTGCAAAATGAACACAAGAG TTCCACTATTGTGACGATTCTCAGCACCACCCTCGTCTTACTGCTGTTGGTTGTTCCCTCTGCCTTTTTTGGATGGAGGATGATGATAAAATGTA ATAAGACCAAGCCGGAGGGGTCTGACATCACTGTG TGCTCACAAATTGGAAGTGATCCTGATGTGCACTACGCTACCATTGTTCATAATCAACATGTAGGGGCCCAGCAGAAG AACAATATACCCAAAGAGAGTGTGACATACAGTACCATTGTAATTAAGGATAGTGTGCGACAAATG ACTGAACCAGTAGATGGAAGTGTGATCTACAGCACACTAAAACATAATAAGTGCTAA
- the polh gene encoding DNA polymerase eta yields MEYGKERVVALVDMDCFYVQVEQRLNPALMNTPCVVAQYKTWKGGSIIAVSYEARAHGVTRNMWVDDAKKLCPDLQVARVRESHGKADLTHYREASVEVIEVMSRFAVIERASIDEAYMDLTAAVQQRLENTTDQQIEPHLLRATYIQGYPQSSPGQETSAEDAALDKEEQRSRGLQQWLASLPAPLLGEQSPAELQLTVGALIVEEMRAAVEKDTGFRCSAGISHNKVLSKLACGLNKPNRQTVLPLESVTELFNSLPISKIRNLGGKLGASISETLGVENMGEMTRFSQAQLGQHFGEKTGQWLYDLCRGIEFEAVKPRQLPKSIGCSKNFPGKTSLATKEQVQYWLHQLALELEERLTKDREVNGRVAKSLTVGVRQLGDKRQSSFSRCCALVRYEATKLSSDSFAIIKSLNTAGNHQAAWTPPLTLLHLSASKFSDSPSAGGIAGFLSSDVTATQSLFSTTQSSIQPPSELKNDSTCKQHGTIQSFFQKAAEKQRLKVTKDVHEEDGDDIGSTGILPSSSSHKTSATDSQLEANINCPVSSFSPFSHSKNASASHLSGISSFFHRKNLERSTQALNKPEMGHKPGLDNDEDSEDTVAAVSGLQAKQSSSQQSPCKELRDELDIVPEVNRHPSSVAREDLLNCERCGKEVLVWEMPEHNDYHFALDLQNSHSSSTSSAPISSSSSVSSSSNVSLTHLRPQSSRGKAKTKGQTGPQPKRHRSQGGSTGTLDSFFKRS; encoded by the exons ATGGAGTACGGAAAGGAAAGAGTGGTGGCGTTAGTGGACATGGACTGCTTTTACGTCCAGGTGGAACAGAGGCTCAATCCAGCTCTGATGAACACTCCCTGTGTGGTGGCCCAGTACAAGACGTGGAAAGGAGGCAG TATCATAGCTGTGAGCTACGAGGCCAGGGCCCATGGCGTCACCAGGAACATGTGGGTGGACGATGCAAAGAAACTGTGCCCAGATCTCCAGGTGGCACGAGTGCGTGAGTCTCATGGCAAGGCGGACCTGACACA TTACAGGGAAGCGAGTGTGGAGGTGATTGAGGTGATGTCTCGCTTCGCTGTGATTGAAAGAGCCAGCATTGATGAGGCCTACATGGATCTGACTGCTGCGGTCCAGCAGCGGCTAGAAAACACGACTGATCAACAAATAGAGCCTCACCTGCTGAGGGCGACCTACATCCAGGGGTACCCACAAAGTTCACCTGGACAGGAAACATCTGCAGAGGACGCTGCCTTGGATAAAG AGGAGCAGAGGTCCAGAGGTCTCCAGCAGTGGCTGGCATCCTTACCAGCCCCTCTATTAGGAGAACAGAGCCCTGCAGAACTGCAGCTAACTGTGGGGGCACTCATTGTCGAGGAAATGAGGGCAGCCGTGGAGAAAGACACAGGTTTCCGCTGTTCAGCAGGTATATCGCACAATAAG GTATTGTCCAAGCTAGCTTGTGGTCTGAACAAACCTAACCGACAAACTGTTCTGCCTTTGGAATCTGTGACAGAACTTTTCAACTCTCTACCCATCAGCAAGAT TCGTAACCTGGGGGGTAAGCTGGGTGCCTCCATTTCAGAAACTCTGGGAGTAGAGAACATGGGAGAAATGACTCGCTTCTCTCAGGCTCAACTGGGACAGCACTTTGGAGAAAAGACAGG CCAGTGGCTGTATGACTTATGTCGGGGGATTGAGTTTGAAGCAGTGAAACCCAGACAGCTACCTAAGTCCATCGGCTGTAGTAAAAACTTCCCTGGGAAGACATCGCTGGCTACAAAAGAGCAA GTGCAGTATTGGCTTCATCAACTGGCCCTTGAGCTGGAGGAGAGGCTTACCAAAGACAGAGAAGTG AATGGCCGAGTGGCTAAGTCGTTGACGGTTGGTGTACGTCAGCTTGGAGATAAGAGGCAGAGCAGCTTCTCTCGCTGTTGTGCTTTAGTGCGCTACGAAGCGACCAAACTATCTAGTGACAGCTTTGCCATTATCAAGAGTCTAAACACAGCAGGAAACCACCAGGCAGCATG GACTCCACCCCTCACTCTGCTACACCTCTCAGCTAGCAAGTTCAGCGATTCTCCATCAGCAGGGGGAATTGCTGGCTTTCTTTCCAGTGATGTCACTGCAACCCAGAGTCTTTTCTCCACCACTCAGTCCTCCATCCAGCCACCTTCTGAACTGAAAAATGACTCCACATGCAAACAACATGGCACCATCCAGTCCTTCTTTCAAAAGGCAGCTGAGAAACAAAGACTGAAGGTAACAAAAGACGTACATGAGGAGGACGGCGACGATATAGGCTCCACAGGGATTCTCCCATCTTCCTCCTCTCACAAAACCTCTGCTACTGATAGTCAGTTGGAGGCAAATATCAATTGCCCTGTTTCTTCCTTTTCACCCTTTTCTCACTCTAAAAATGCTTCAGCCAGCCACCTTTCTGGCATTTCCTCTTTCTTCCACAGGAAGAATCTTGAAAGAAGCACACAGGCCTTAAACAAGCCTGAAATGGGACATAAGCCTGGACTCGACAATGACGAGGACTCAGAAGACACTGTTGCTGCTGTGTCAGGGCTACAGGCAAAACAAAGCTCATCTCAGCAGTCACCATGTAAAGAGTTAAGGGATGAACTGGACATTGTTCCAGAGGTAAACCGTCATCCTTCCAGTGTAGCCAGAGAAGACCTGTTAAACTGTGAACGCTGTGGCAAGGAGGTGTTGGTCTGGGAAATGCCTGAACACAATGACTATCACTTTGCCCTGGATCTCCAGAATTCGCACTCTTCATCAACAAGTTCAGCAcccatctcctcctcttcctctgtttcttcttcttccaatGTCTCTCTAACTCATCTCAGACCCCAGTCTTCACGTGGCAAGGCTAAAACCAAAGGCCAGACAGGGCCACAACCGAAAAGGCATCGCTCCCAAGGTGGGAGTACGGGCACTCTGGATTCTTTTTTCAAGAGGAGCTAA